Proteins from one Pseudarthrobacter sp. BIM B-2242 genomic window:
- a CDS encoding multicopper oxidase family protein, with protein sequence MNPPVSRRAFLLGAAGAAALTVTGCRNGDTRAAFSTVGTLDFANPLGIPPLADSMTAADGTRVFELTAEAGSSRFLPDRTTPTWGYNGAFLGPTLRARRGEKVRVTVVNALEESTTVHWHGMRLPAVFDGGPHQIINPGAVWTPEWTVDQPEATLWYHPHPHGQTEAQMTRGLAGMFIIDGDEPVQGLPFEYGVDDVPVVVQDRTFGDDGSFRPGPPAQTGLLGDTVLVNGTCNPHLAVTTEAVRLRLLNAATARIFNFGFADNRQFQVVGSDGGLLPAPVAVGRLLLSPGERAEIVVRFTPGEQPVLRSFPHELGMSREFNDGAGGNDVLDLLQFRAADKLAGSPQLPERLADLEPVDPKMSAATRSFILKGMYINGRMMDMSRIDATVGAGTVEIWMVSNIDNQPHSFHVHGVQFRILELNGADPGPEFSGWKDTVFLPVGTSARIALKFGRHTDPETAYMYHCHLVRHADQGMMGQFIVVQPQ encoded by the coding sequence GTGAATCCCCCTGTTTCCCGGCGCGCGTTCCTGCTCGGAGCGGCAGGCGCCGCAGCCCTGACCGTGACCGGTTGCAGGAACGGCGACACACGCGCGGCGTTCTCCACCGTCGGGACCTTGGACTTCGCCAATCCTCTGGGCATTCCGCCGCTGGCTGATTCGATGACCGCAGCGGACGGAACCCGGGTCTTCGAGTTAACCGCGGAGGCCGGAAGCAGCCGTTTCCTGCCGGACAGGACGACTCCTACCTGGGGGTATAACGGAGCGTTTCTGGGTCCCACCCTCAGGGCGCGCCGCGGTGAGAAGGTCCGCGTCACCGTCGTGAACGCCTTGGAGGAGTCAACGACCGTGCACTGGCACGGCATGCGGCTGCCCGCCGTTTTCGACGGCGGCCCCCACCAGATCATCAATCCCGGCGCTGTCTGGACCCCTGAATGGACCGTGGACCAGCCCGAGGCCACCCTGTGGTACCACCCGCACCCCCATGGGCAGACCGAAGCGCAGATGACCCGCGGTCTGGCGGGGATGTTCATTATTGACGGCGACGAGCCGGTTCAGGGCCTGCCCTTCGAGTACGGGGTGGATGATGTTCCCGTCGTCGTCCAGGACCGGACCTTTGGTGATGATGGATCCTTCCGGCCGGGCCCGCCCGCCCAGACCGGGCTGCTGGGCGACACGGTCCTTGTCAACGGTACCTGCAACCCGCACCTGGCCGTCACAACGGAGGCTGTACGGCTGCGGCTCCTCAACGCTGCGACCGCACGCATCTTCAATTTCGGTTTCGCCGATAACCGGCAGTTCCAGGTGGTAGGCAGCGACGGCGGCCTGCTGCCGGCACCCGTTGCTGTTGGGAGGCTGCTGCTCTCACCGGGGGAGCGGGCCGAAATCGTGGTCCGGTTCACGCCCGGGGAACAGCCCGTGCTCCGGTCCTTTCCCCACGAACTGGGGATGAGCAGGGAATTTAACGACGGCGCCGGCGGCAACGACGTGCTGGACCTGCTGCAGTTCAGGGCCGCCGATAAGCTGGCCGGTTCACCGCAACTGCCCGAACGCTTGGCCGACCTCGAGCCTGTTGACCCGAAAATGTCGGCGGCAACGCGCAGCTTCATTCTCAAAGGCATGTACATCAACGGGCGCATGATGGACATGTCCCGGATCGACGCGACCGTCGGCGCCGGCACGGTGGAAATATGGATGGTCAGCAACATCGATAACCAGCCGCACAGCTTCCACGTCCACGGGGTGCAGTTCCGGATCCTGGAACTCAACGGCGCCGATCCTGGCCCGGAATTCTCCGGGTGGAAGGACACCGTGTTCCTGCCGGTAGGGACCTCGGCGCGGATTGCCTTGAAGTTCGGCCGCCATACCGACCCGGAGACGGCCTACATGTACCACTGCCATTTGGTACGGCACGCCGACCAGGGCATGATGGGCCAGTTCATAGTCGTCCAACCACAATGA
- a CDS encoding ZIP family metal transporter, translating to MTRTDTTTTTTDTTSTTQTAGGAAPRPPKPRWLLGLGPLVLIAVLLGLFSLLNGPGLSRLGEGVPPKEDVAVEDIRLTPGQIILTVRNQGPDPVSIAQVNVSDYYAPFSQTAEVMAPLQSTTITVSYHWVDGDPYEIALVTSIGGKITAAIDAAALSPERDGSFLGLMALLGVYVGIIPVALGMLWMPFVRRSSAAWVRGLLGVTVGLLAFLTFDATFEAFDLVAGNSSFGGPLVVILGALLSYLVLEATDAWMRRRQELHAAAQPAALPPGRLALLIAVGIGLHNLGEGLAIGSAYAIGSLALGASLIVGFAIHNTTEGLAIVTPLARTRPSLGRLAALGLIAGAPAVLGALIGATVYQPTLGAFLLGVGAGAVGQVAVKLLPLLKDHDGKTLTPLTAGGILAGIAVMFATGLLVVA from the coding sequence ATGACCCGCACAGACACCACAACCACGACGACAGACACTACGAGCACCACACAAACGGCAGGAGGCGCAGCGCCGCGGCCGCCGAAACCGCGCTGGCTGCTCGGCCTCGGGCCCCTGGTGCTGATCGCGGTCCTGCTGGGCCTGTTTTCGCTCCTGAATGGACCCGGGCTGTCCCGGCTCGGCGAGGGGGTTCCACCCAAGGAAGACGTGGCTGTCGAAGACATCCGGCTGACCCCGGGTCAGATCATTCTCACGGTCCGCAACCAGGGCCCTGACCCGGTCTCCATCGCCCAGGTCAATGTCTCGGACTACTACGCGCCCTTCAGCCAGACCGCGGAGGTCATGGCCCCGCTGCAGTCCACCACCATCACCGTCAGCTACCACTGGGTGGACGGTGACCCCTACGAGATTGCCCTGGTGACCTCCATCGGAGGCAAAATCACCGCGGCGATCGACGCCGCCGCCCTGAGCCCTGAACGTGACGGCTCCTTTCTGGGCCTCATGGCCCTGCTCGGCGTATACGTCGGAATCATTCCGGTGGCCCTGGGCATGCTCTGGATGCCCTTCGTCCGGCGCTCCTCGGCGGCGTGGGTGCGCGGACTTCTTGGCGTCACCGTCGGGCTGCTGGCCTTCCTGACCTTCGACGCCACCTTCGAGGCCTTCGACCTTGTCGCCGGCAACAGCTCCTTCGGCGGACCACTGGTCGTGATCCTCGGAGCCCTGCTCTCCTACCTGGTTCTGGAAGCCACCGATGCCTGGATGCGACGCCGCCAGGAGCTGCACGCGGCCGCGCAGCCTGCCGCACTCCCGCCCGGGCGCCTGGCCCTGCTGATCGCCGTCGGCATCGGGCTGCACAACCTGGGCGAGGGTCTTGCCATCGGCTCCGCCTACGCAATCGGATCATTGGCCCTCGGCGCGTCCCTGATTGTCGGTTTCGCCATCCACAACACCACCGAGGGTCTGGCCATCGTCACACCCCTGGCCCGCACCCGTCCCTCCCTGGGCCGGCTCGCGGCCCTGGGACTGATCGCCGGGGCACCAGCCGTGCTCGGGGCACTCATCGGAGCCACCGTCTACCAGCCCACACTGGGCGCCTTCCTGCTCGGCGTGGGCGCCGGAGCCGTCGGGCAGGTCGCCGTCAAGCTCCTGCCGCTCCTCAAAGACCACGACGGAAAGACACTCACGCCACTGACCGCCGGCGGCATCCTGGCCGGCATCGCCGTCATGTTCGCAACCGGACTGCTCGTCGTCGCCTGA
- a CDS encoding IS110 family transposase yields the protein MDEGYEVYCGLDVGKSEHHAAALNAVGERVFDKPLPQDEARLRELFTGLQQHGRVLVIVDQPNTIGALPIAVARDCGCTVAYLPGLAMRKAADLYPGKSKTDARDAFIIAETARTMPHTLRAVDRDSEVLAALKVLSGFDADLTHECTRAINRLRSLLLQIFPALERVFPGTVLTRGLVLELFIKYSGPTGLRTAGRGNVLRWARNHSRKDPVNLVDAIFTALGEQTVTVIGTEAVELVIPRVAAQIKELKHQRAIVAEEVEKLLDDFPLSQVLMSMPGVGIKTAATILLTIGDAGTFTSAGHLAAYAGIAPVTRRSGTSIRGEFPARSGNKQLKNALFRSAWIASCHHPASKAYYQKKRAQGKKHNAAVICLARRRCDVIYSMLKHGTFYEDKPALAA from the coding sequence ATGGACGAAGGGTACGAGGTCTACTGCGGGCTTGATGTCGGTAAGTCTGAGCATCACGCCGCGGCGTTAAATGCGGTCGGCGAACGGGTCTTCGACAAGCCGTTGCCGCAGGACGAGGCGCGACTGCGCGAGCTGTTCACTGGGCTGCAGCAGCACGGCAGGGTGCTGGTCATCGTGGACCAGCCCAACACAATCGGCGCGCTGCCAATAGCGGTGGCGCGGGACTGCGGGTGCACCGTTGCCTACCTGCCGGGCCTGGCGATGCGCAAAGCCGCTGACCTGTACCCGGGAAAGTCCAAAACGGACGCCCGGGACGCGTTCATCATCGCCGAGACGGCCCGTACCATGCCGCACACGCTACGGGCCGTCGACCGGGACAGCGAGGTACTTGCGGCGCTGAAAGTGCTCTCCGGATTCGACGCTGATCTGACCCATGAATGCACCAGGGCAATCAACCGTTTGCGGTCCCTGCTGCTCCAGATTTTCCCCGCCTTGGAGCGCGTCTTCCCGGGGACCGTGCTGACCCGCGGCCTGGTCCTGGAGCTGTTCATCAAGTACTCCGGACCGACTGGACTACGGACCGCAGGCCGAGGCAACGTGCTGCGGTGGGCCAGGAACCACAGCCGGAAAGACCCGGTGAACCTGGTCGACGCGATCTTCACGGCGCTGGGCGAGCAAACCGTCACAGTCATAGGCACAGAAGCCGTTGAACTGGTCATTCCCCGCGTCGCAGCGCAAATCAAGGAGCTCAAACACCAGCGCGCCATCGTGGCCGAAGAAGTCGAAAAACTCCTTGATGACTTCCCTCTTTCCCAGGTCTTGATGTCCATGCCAGGAGTCGGCATCAAGACCGCAGCGACGATACTCCTGACCATCGGCGATGCCGGCACCTTCACCTCTGCCGGGCACCTCGCCGCCTACGCAGGCATCGCCCCTGTCACACGGCGCTCCGGCACCTCGATACGCGGTGAATTCCCCGCACGATCAGGAAACAAGCAACTCAAGAACGCCCTCTTCAGATCCGCCTGGATCGCCAGCTGCCACCACCCGGCTTCGAAGGCCTACTACCAAAAGAAACGGGCACAGGGGAAGAAGCACAACGCCGCCGTCATCTGCCTGGCCCGCCGCCGCTGCGACGTCATCTACTCAATGCTCAAACACGGCACCTTCTACGAGGACAAACCCGCCCTGGCCGCTTGA
- a CDS encoding arsenic resistance protein, with protein MRVARLVSVLERRQIGLYLLAVVAGGVLGWLVPAVSVPLEQAINPVLVLLLFATFLGIPFALIGKAIRDVRFMATVLVLNFLIVPGVVFTLSRFIAHDQALLIGVMMVLLTPCIDYVIVFSGLAGGSSDRLLAAAPLLMLTQMLLLPLYLLFFVGPDLVSEIEPGPFIEALVFLIIIPLVLAALTQEWARRAAGGRAVMTLMEGLMVPLMMLTLAVVIGSQITGVGSQIGSLLSVIPVYAAFLVVMVPLGMAAARAGGLDAASTKAVIFSGATRNSLVVLPLALALPEPLALVSLVVVTQTLVELIGMVAYVKIVPRIIRTDRTLKSS; from the coding sequence ATGCGAGTAGCCCGTTTGGTCAGTGTCCTGGAGCGCCGGCAGATCGGCCTCTACCTGCTGGCCGTTGTCGCTGGAGGAGTGCTCGGCTGGCTGGTTCCTGCCGTGTCTGTGCCCCTGGAACAGGCCATCAACCCTGTTCTGGTGCTGCTGCTGTTTGCGACGTTCCTCGGCATTCCGTTTGCCTTGATCGGTAAGGCGATACGCGATGTCCGGTTCATGGCGACCGTTCTGGTCCTGAACTTCCTTATCGTCCCGGGCGTTGTCTTTACCCTGTCCCGGTTCATCGCACATGATCAGGCCCTTTTGATCGGGGTGATGATGGTGCTGTTGACCCCCTGTATCGATTACGTAATCGTCTTCTCCGGACTGGCCGGCGGATCAAGCGACCGGCTTCTTGCGGCCGCGCCGCTGCTCATGCTCACGCAGATGCTGCTGTTGCCCCTGTATCTGCTGTTCTTTGTAGGCCCCGACCTGGTCTCCGAGATAGAGCCAGGGCCCTTCATTGAGGCTCTCGTCTTCCTGATCATCATCCCGCTTGTTCTGGCGGCGCTCACCCAGGAATGGGCCAGACGGGCAGCCGGAGGCCGTGCCGTGATGACGCTGATGGAAGGGCTGATGGTTCCCTTGATGATGCTGACCCTCGCTGTCGTCATTGGGTCACAGATCACCGGCGTGGGCAGCCAGATCGGATCCCTGCTGTCGGTCATCCCGGTCTACGCGGCATTCCTGGTGGTGATGGTCCCGCTGGGCATGGCAGCGGCGCGGGCAGGCGGACTGGACGCCGCCAGTACCAAGGCCGTGATCTTCAGCGGCGCAACACGCAACTCATTGGTCGTACTCCCCCTGGCCCTGGCCCTGCCCGAGCCGCTCGCCCTGGTATCCCTCGTCGTCGTTACCCAGACATTAGTGGAGCTCATCGGGATGGTGGCCTACGTCAAGATCGTCCCCCGGATCATCAGGACGGACCGGACCCTCAAGTCCAGCTAA
- a CDS encoding fasciclin domain-containing protein codes for MQTIKRSTFTVAGVAAAALLSLTACGGSAATSGSSAPAAAPSASSAAPAPSASSSADAMDPAVNLVGPGCAGYAEQVPTGAGSVEGMALDPVAVAASNNPILTTLTAAVSGKLNPKVDLVDTLNGGEFTVFAPVDEAFAKIDPATIETLKTDDALLSKILTYHVVPGQITPDKIAGTHATVQGGSVTVTGSGETLKVDDASVICGGVQTKNATVYLIDSVLMPK; via the coding sequence ATGCAGACAATTAAGCGCAGCACGTTCACGGTCGCAGGCGTTGCAGCGGCGGCTTTGCTAAGCCTGACCGCCTGCGGGGGATCGGCTGCCACTTCAGGCTCATCTGCTCCCGCCGCCGCGCCTTCTGCTTCCAGTGCGGCGCCGGCACCGTCCGCCAGCTCTTCGGCCGACGCTATGGACCCGGCCGTCAACCTGGTCGGCCCGGGTTGCGCTGGTTACGCCGAGCAGGTCCCCACCGGCGCAGGCTCGGTGGAAGGCATGGCCTTGGATCCAGTCGCTGTCGCAGCATCGAACAACCCGATCCTTACCACTCTGACCGCCGCAGTGTCCGGCAAGCTGAACCCCAAGGTTGACCTGGTGGACACCCTTAACGGCGGCGAATTCACTGTCTTCGCACCGGTGGATGAGGCCTTCGCCAAAATTGACCCCGCAACCATCGAAACCCTTAAGACCGACGATGCTCTGCTGAGCAAGATCCTGACCTACCACGTGGTCCCGGGTCAGATCACTCCCGACAAGATCGCTGGCACCCACGCCACGGTCCAGGGCGGATCCGTCACGGTCACCGGCAGCGGTGAAACCCTCAAGGTCGATGACGCCAGCGTCATCTGCGGCGGCGTGCAGACCAAGAACGCAACCGTCTACCTCATCGACTCGGTGCTGATGCCCAAGTGA
- a CDS encoding multicopper oxidase domain-containing protein: MVTNGYNTDGGDDNEFYSVNGLPFHFMDYPVQVKQNELVRIHLINVLDYDPINSFHVHGNFFHYYPTGTMLTPSEYTDTISQMQGQRGILELRFPYPGKYMFHAHKTEFAELGWMGFFEVSPS, encoded by the coding sequence ATGGTCACGAACGGGTACAACACGGACGGCGGTGACGACAACGAGTTCTACTCCGTCAACGGGCTGCCGTTCCACTTCATGGACTACCCGGTCCAGGTCAAGCAGAACGAACTGGTGCGGATCCACCTGATCAACGTCCTGGATTACGACCCGATCAATTCCTTCCACGTGCACGGGAACTTCTTCCACTACTACCCGACCGGGACCATGCTGACCCCCAGCGAATACACGGACACCATCTCCCAGATGCAGGGCCAACGGGGGATCCTGGAGCTCCGGTTCCCGTACCCGGGCAAATACATGTTCCACGCCCACAAAACCGAATTCGCCGAACTCGGCTGGATGGGCTTCTTCGAAGTGAGCCCGTCATGA
- a CDS encoding Nramp family divalent metal transporter, whose product MAIPILQARPAAGRRWSRLLLMGPAFVAAIAYVDPGNVAANLTAGASYGYLLVWVLVAANAMAVLVQYQSAKLGLATGLSLPEILGKRLGNGRRRMYWLQAEVVAGATDMAEVIGGAVALNLLFGLPLLAGGLIIGVASMLLLALQSARGQKSFEYAILILLGVIAVGFVSGLFVNPPDAGSALGGLVPRFEGTDTVLLAASMLGATVMPHAIYLHSALARDRHGFSKDPAVRTRLIKATRFDVAGALMLAGVVNIAMLLLAASSLRGIEGTDTIAGAHAAVTSALGPVIGVVFAIGLLASGLASTSVGCYAGATIMGGLLKLRVPLLTRRVITLIPALLILGAGIEPTLALVLSQVLLSFGIPFALIPLIRLTGKRDVMGIHTDSMPLKIAGWTSATLIVGLNCVLIVLTVTGQA is encoded by the coding sequence ATGGCTATTCCGATACTTCAGGCACGCCCGGCCGCGGGCCGGCGGTGGTCCCGCTTGCTGCTGATGGGCCCGGCTTTTGTGGCCGCCATCGCTTACGTCGATCCTGGCAATGTGGCCGCTAACCTCACTGCGGGTGCGAGCTACGGGTATTTGCTGGTCTGGGTTTTGGTGGCAGCGAACGCCATGGCCGTGCTGGTGCAGTATCAGTCGGCCAAACTCGGGCTGGCCACGGGCCTGAGCCTTCCCGAGATTCTGGGCAAGCGTCTTGGCAACGGCCGACGGCGGATGTACTGGCTCCAAGCTGAGGTGGTCGCCGGCGCAACCGACATGGCCGAAGTCATCGGCGGTGCCGTGGCGCTGAACCTGTTGTTCGGCCTTCCGCTGCTGGCCGGCGGCCTCATCATTGGTGTGGCATCAATGCTGCTTCTGGCGTTGCAGAGCGCACGGGGCCAGAAGTCCTTCGAGTACGCGATCCTGATCCTGCTTGGCGTCATCGCGGTCGGTTTCGTCTCCGGGCTCTTCGTGAACCCGCCCGATGCCGGGAGCGCCTTGGGCGGCCTGGTGCCCAGGTTCGAGGGCACGGACACCGTCCTGCTTGCGGCCAGCATGCTGGGAGCCACGGTCATGCCGCACGCGATTTATCTGCATTCGGCGCTGGCCCGGGACAGGCACGGCTTCTCCAAGGATCCCGCCGTCCGGACACGACTCATTAAGGCCACCCGCTTCGACGTGGCGGGCGCCCTGATGCTCGCCGGGGTAGTTAACATTGCCATGCTCCTGCTGGCCGCCTCCAGCCTGCGTGGCATCGAAGGAACGGACACGATCGCCGGTGCCCACGCCGCCGTCACGTCGGCTCTTGGTCCCGTCATCGGCGTCGTGTTCGCCATCGGGCTGCTGGCCTCGGGACTGGCCTCGACATCGGTCGGCTGCTATGCGGGCGCCACGATCATGGGTGGGCTGCTGAAGCTCCGCGTACCGCTGCTGACCCGTCGCGTCATCACCTTGATCCCTGCCCTGCTGATCCTCGGCGCCGGGATCGAGCCGACCCTGGCCCTGGTTCTGAGCCAGGTCCTGCTCAGCTTCGGTATTCCTTTTGCTTTGATCCCGCTGATCCGGCTGACCGGGAAACGTGATGTGATGGGCATCCACACGGACTCGATGCCGCTGAAGATCGCCGGCTGGACCAGCGCGACGCTGATTGTGGGACTGAACTGTGTCCTCATCGTCCTCACCGTTACCGGTCAAGCCTGA
- a CDS encoding efflux RND transporter permease subunit, which yields MHFGRAMTGLFARWSMQFRLLVLALAAGIVGMGLWYLPHVSVDALPEFEPAQVEIQTEALGLSAVEVEQLITSPMEVDLLNGVAYLDEIRSQSIPGLSSIQLLFEPGTDLPRARQLVAERLVMAHSLPRVSTPPVLMQPKSSTGRVMMVRLSSSEMPLMDMSVLARWNIKPRLMGVPGVANVSIWGQREQQMQVQVDPAVLQARGVTLNQVMETTGNAVWVSPLTFLKASTPGTGGFLETENQRIGIQHVLPITTSSDLAKVSVEKVTGAPLTLGDVASVRENHQPLIGDAVLDEDPGLMLVVEKFPEANTMEITAALESALEDLKPGLSGIDVDSSVYRPASFIQSAVESLGIALFVSLALAALLLGMFFRSWRVALVGLLVLTVSTVAALLVLFALGVGLNVMVFSGLVLALVVVVGDLVTDLNGLQLYRSQEEIPGNGSTRAGNWS from the coding sequence ATGCACTTTGGAAGAGCTATGACGGGTTTATTTGCTCGATGGAGCATGCAATTTCGGTTGTTGGTCCTGGCTTTGGCGGCCGGCATTGTAGGCATGGGTCTTTGGTATCTTCCCCATGTTTCTGTGGATGCCCTTCCTGAATTCGAGCCAGCGCAGGTGGAAATTCAGACGGAAGCCCTGGGCTTGTCCGCTGTTGAGGTAGAGCAGCTCATTACCTCGCCGATGGAAGTCGACTTGCTCAACGGCGTCGCCTATCTGGACGAGATCAGATCCCAGTCCATTCCTGGCCTGTCCTCAATCCAGCTGCTGTTCGAGCCGGGGACGGATTTGCCCCGGGCACGCCAGCTCGTGGCGGAGCGGCTGGTCATGGCGCACTCTTTGCCGCGTGTCTCCACGCCGCCGGTACTGATGCAGCCCAAGTCTTCCACCGGCCGGGTGATGATGGTGCGGCTCTCTTCTTCGGAGATGCCGCTCATGGACATGTCCGTGTTGGCCCGCTGGAACATCAAACCACGCCTGATGGGCGTTCCCGGCGTCGCGAACGTTTCCATCTGGGGGCAGCGTGAGCAGCAGATGCAGGTCCAAGTGGACCCGGCAGTGCTGCAGGCACGCGGAGTGACGCTGAACCAGGTCATGGAGACCACGGGCAATGCCGTGTGGGTGTCTCCCCTGACCTTCCTTAAGGCCTCCACGCCAGGTACCGGCGGCTTCCTGGAGACGGAGAACCAGCGCATCGGTATCCAGCACGTGCTGCCGATCACCACTTCGAGCGATCTTGCCAAGGTCAGCGTGGAGAAAGTGACGGGTGCCCCATTGACGCTGGGGGATGTTGCTTCAGTGCGCGAAAATCATCAGCCGCTCATAGGTGATGCAGTGCTGGACGAGGATCCAGGCCTGATGCTGGTCGTCGAGAAGTTCCCCGAGGCGAACACCATGGAGATTACCGCCGCCCTGGAGTCGGCGCTGGAGGACCTGAAACCGGGCCTTTCGGGCATTGACGTGGACAGCAGTGTCTACCGTCCGGCGTCCTTCATCCAGTCCGCGGTGGAGAGCCTGGGAATTGCGCTCTTCGTCAGCCTGGCGCTGGCGGCTCTCCTGCTCGGGATGTTCTTCAGGTCCTGGCGAGTCGCTTTGGTGGGACTGCTGGTCCTGACGGTATCCACAGTGGCCGCCCTGCTGGTGCTGTTCGCGCTGGGGGTCGGATTGAACGTCATGGTGTTCTCCGGCCTGGTGCTTGCCCTGGTGGTGGTGGTGGGAGACCTCGTGACCGACCTGAACGGGCTGCAGCTCTACCGCAGCCAGGAGGAGATTCCCGGCAACGGCAGCACGCGCGCGGGGAACTGGTCCTAA